In Prosthecomicrobium sp. N25, one DNA window encodes the following:
- a CDS encoding FAD:protein FMN transferase → MASRAGGLTRRRFLTLSAAFGAAAGCIGPAAAGTPVARWHGFALGAGASITLAGLGPAEAAPVFAAVEAELARLEAIFSLYRTDSALVRLNRDGRLPGPDADLLACLAQAAVVHRLTEGLFDPTVQPVFATLAEHFAAGGEAGDPGLARRLERAGALVGFDRVTFDDERVAFADPGMALTLNGIAQGYATDRIAALLEARGCRDVLVDIGETRALGRSPEGRAWRAGIAEGPQGGAVAEVVELRDRALATSMPLGTVLDPAGAVGHILHPRLGIVRPAWRRVSVVAASAALADALSTGLCLADPAAPPAMMAGGADVRIIAARA, encoded by the coding sequence ATGGCAAGCCGCGCCGGCGGGCTCACGCGCCGCCGTTTTCTCACCCTGTCCGCCGCCTTCGGCGCGGCCGCCGGGTGCATCGGGCCGGCGGCGGCGGGCACGCCCGTCGCCCGCTGGCACGGCTTCGCGCTCGGGGCCGGAGCGTCGATCACGCTGGCAGGGCTCGGCCCGGCGGAGGCCGCGCCGGTCTTCGCGGCGGTCGAGGCGGAATTGGCCCGGCTCGAGGCGATCTTCAGCCTGTACCGGACCGACAGCGCGCTCGTTCGGCTCAATCGCGACGGCCGCCTGCCGGGGCCGGACGCCGATCTCCTCGCCTGCCTCGCCCAGGCGGCGGTGGTCCACCGGCTGACCGAGGGGCTCTTCGACCCGACTGTGCAGCCGGTCTTCGCGACGCTCGCGGAGCATTTCGCGGCCGGCGGGGAGGCCGGCGATCCCGGGCTCGCGCGCCGGCTGGAGCGGGCCGGCGCGCTGGTCGGCTTCGATCGCGTCACCTTCGACGATGAGAGGGTCGCGTTCGCCGACCCCGGCATGGCGCTGACCCTGAACGGCATCGCCCAGGGCTACGCGACCGACCGGATCGCCGCCCTGTTGGAGGCACGCGGCTGCCGGGACGTGCTCGTCGACATCGGCGAGACCCGGGCTCTCGGCCGCTCGCCCGAGGGCCGGGCCTGGCGGGCCGGCATCGCGGAGGGGCCGCAGGGCGGTGCCGTGGCCGAGGTGGTCGAGCTGCGCGACCGGGCGCTCGCCACCTCCATGCCGCTGGGTACGGTGCTCGACCCGGCGGGCGCGGTCGGCCACATCCTGCATCCCCGGCTCGGCATCGTCCGCCCGGCGTGGCGGCGGGTCAGCGTGGTCGCGGCCTCGGCCGCCCTGGCGGACGCGCTCTCGACCGGCCTCTG
- a CDS encoding nitrous oxide reductase accessory protein NosL encodes MKRLFAPLVLAAALLAGCQENVARVKPAAVEMTRDAIGYYCQMAVMEHEGPKAQVHLAGNPHPLWFEQVREAFSYLRSQERDGEIVALYVSDMGRAESWEEPGTRNWIDADKALFVIESRQVGGAGDPEAIPFGDRAAAEAFVTANGGRIVAIGEIPEGFAGPKVASADGTHAVEPTEH; translated from the coding sequence ATGAAACGCCTGTTCGCCCCCCTCGTGCTGGCCGCCGCCCTGCTGGCGGGGTGCCAGGAGAATGTCGCCCGCGTGAAGCCGGCGGCCGTCGAGATGACCCGCGACGCGATCGGCTACTACTGCCAGATGGCCGTGATGGAGCACGAAGGCCCGAAGGCGCAGGTGCATCTCGCCGGCAACCCCCACCCCTTGTGGTTCGAGCAGGTGCGCGAGGCCTTCTCGTATCTGCGCTCGCAGGAGCGTGACGGCGAGATCGTGGCCCTCTACGTCAGCGACATGGGCCGGGCCGAGAGCTGGGAGGAGCCCGGCACCCGCAACTGGATCGACGCCGACAAGGCGCTGTTCGTGATCGAGAGCCGCCAGGTCGGCGGCGCCGGGGATCCGGAAGCAATCCCGTTCGGCGATCGTGCCGCCGCCGAGGCCTTCGTGACGGCGAACGGCGGACGCATCGTGGCGATCGGCGAAATCCCCGAGGGATTCGCAGGCCCGAAGGTGGCCTCGGCGGACGGGACGCACGCCGTCGAGCCGACGGAGCACTGA
- a CDS encoding ABC transporter permease, whose translation MFARIAALAASELRLGVRNRWVVLSVLILALFALALAFLGGGASTATRVDRLTLTTASLATLSVYLVPLIALLLSYDTLAGEIERGTLALVLATPAARTEVLLAKFVGHVAVITLAIVAGYGVAALAVIRADGWDPGGAVHFARLIGTAVLLGAAFVALGMLVSALVRQTGTAAAIAVGAWLVVVVLYDLGLLGALLADDGGSFTRTAFPWLLVANSGDAFRLYNLAAIGDGAPTGGLDGAARTLPFPPATALAVLGLWLAGGIAGAHLAFRRTTP comes from the coding sequence ATGTTCGCGCGCATCGCCGCCCTGGCGGCCTCCGAACTCAGACTGGGCGTCCGCAACCGCTGGGTCGTCCTGTCGGTGCTGATCCTCGCCCTCTTCGCGCTCGCCCTGGCGTTCCTCGGCGGCGGCGCCAGCACGGCGACGCGCGTCGACCGACTGACGCTGACGACGGCGAGCCTCGCCACCCTGTCGGTCTACCTCGTCCCGCTGATCGCGCTGCTCCTCTCCTACGACACGCTCGCCGGAGAGATCGAGCGCGGCACGCTGGCGCTCGTGCTGGCGACGCCGGCGGCGCGCACGGAGGTGCTTCTCGCCAAGTTCGTCGGGCACGTGGCGGTGATCACGCTCGCCATCGTGGCGGGCTACGGCGTCGCGGCCCTGGCGGTGATCCGGGCGGACGGCTGGGACCCGGGCGGCGCGGTCCACTTCGCACGGCTGATCGGCACCGCGGTCCTGCTCGGGGCGGCCTTCGTGGCGCTCGGCATGCTGGTCAGCGCGCTCGTCCGGCAGACCGGAACGGCGGCGGCCATCGCGGTCGGGGCCTGGCTGGTCGTGGTCGTGCTCTACGACCTCGGCCTCCTCGGCGCCCTGCTGGCGGACGACGGCGGCAGCTTCACCAGGACGGCCTTCCCCTGGCTGCTCGTCGCCAATTCCGGGGATGCGTTCCGGCTCTACAACCTCGCCGCCATCGGCGACGGCGCGCCCACGGGCGGCCTCGACGGCGCGGCGCGCACCCTTCCCTTCCCGCCGGCGACCGCGCTCGCCGTCCTCGGGCTCTGGCTCGCGGGCGGCATCGCGGGCGCCCACCTCGCCTTCCGGAGGACCACGCCATGA
- a CDS encoding ABC transporter ATP-binding protein, which translates to MTDATAEPVLEVSGLAKRFAGVEALAAVSLALRPGERVALLGHNGAGKSTLFKCVLGFLRPDGGTIRVAGAAPGSVAARRAVSYLPENVVFQKALTGREVLRLFATLKGEPRAAAEPLLERVGILHAADRAVGTYSKGMRQRLGLAQALIGRPKILLLDEPTSGLDPVSRREFYELIEAVAEAGTAVLLSSHSLSEVEARTDRVAILSRGRLVADDTLANLRRAAGLPIRIRIEAQAGTADEVALRLEGRRVNGRGVELVCAHDEKLGLLGQVAELGALVEDVEVALPSLDDVYRHWSSDGRGRA; encoded by the coding sequence ATGACCGACGCCACGGCCGAACCCGTCCTCGAGGTCTCCGGCCTCGCCAAGCGCTTCGCCGGCGTTGAGGCGCTCGCCGCCGTGTCCCTCGCCCTGCGCCCGGGCGAGCGCGTCGCCCTGCTGGGACACAACGGGGCGGGCAAGTCCACGCTCTTCAAATGCGTGCTCGGCTTCCTCAGGCCCGACGGCGGCACGATCCGGGTGGCCGGCGCCGCGCCGGGCTCGGTGGCGGCGCGGCGGGCGGTCTCATACCTGCCCGAGAACGTGGTGTTCCAGAAGGCCCTGACGGGACGCGAGGTGCTGCGCCTGTTCGCCACGCTCAAGGGCGAGCCGCGCGCCGCGGCCGAGCCGCTGCTCGAGCGCGTCGGCATCCTGCACGCGGCCGACCGGGCGGTCGGCACCTATTCGAAGGGGATGCGGCAGCGGCTGGGACTGGCCCAGGCCCTGATCGGCCGGCCGAAGATCCTCCTGCTCGACGAGCCGACGTCCGGGCTCGATCCCGTCTCGCGCCGGGAGTTCTACGAGCTGATCGAGGCGGTCGCGGAGGCCGGGACCGCGGTGCTGCTCTCCTCCCACTCCCTCTCCGAGGTGGAGGCGCGCACCGACCGGGTGGCGATCCTGTCGCGCGGCCGGCTGGTGGCGGACGACACGCTGGCGAACCTGCGCCGCGCGGCCGGCCTGCCCATCCGCATCCGCATCGAGGCGCAGGCCGGGACCGCCGACGAGGTGGCGCTGCGGCTGGAGGGGCGCCGGGTCAACGGTCGGGGCGTCGAGCTCGTCTGCGCCCATGACGAGAAGCTCGGCCTGCTCGGTCAGGTGGCGGAGCTCGGGGCGCTGGTCGAGGACGTGGAGGTCGCGCTGCCGAGCCTCGACGACGTCTATCGCCACTGGAGCAGCGACGGCCGGGGGAGGGCCTGA
- a CDS encoding nitrous oxide reductase family maturation protein NosD, with the protein MRACPVPLLGLLAAACLPTSTSAGERTVPAEPGALVHAIETAEPGDILRLAPGLHGGPVEIDKPLTLDGGGAATVRGTGTGSVIRVTGPDVVLRGLYVTGSGPSLKTIDAGISVLKGALRTRVEGNRIVNNLVGVDVHGGRDVTISGNAIVGRRDLRQSERGPGVYVWQAPGLTVEENLIRSGRDGLFINTSSKAVYRNNRFEELRFAVHSMNADDIEVSGNVSVGNDLGYALMYSKRLVLKDNRSIRDRSHGILLNYANDSTVTGNLVLDGRDKCLFMYNANKNRVLGNRFEGCAIGIHFTAGSDRNVIAGNAFVGNRTQVKYVGTKWHEWSDKGRGNYWSDNAAFDLDGDGLADSPYRPNDVVDQILWSQPSARLLIGSPAVQLIRWSQSRFPGLLPGGVIDSHPLMKPVEIAPDPAKGPKEGS; encoded by the coding sequence ATGCGCGCCTGTCCCGTCCCGCTCCTCGGGCTCCTCGCCGCCGCGTGCCTCCCGACCTCGACGTCGGCGGGCGAGCGCACGGTGCCGGCCGAGCCGGGCGCGCTGGTCCACGCGATCGAGACGGCCGAGCCGGGGGACATCCTCCGGCTCGCGCCGGGCCTTCACGGCGGACCTGTCGAGATCGACAAGCCGCTGACCCTGGACGGCGGCGGCGCCGCCACCGTCAGGGGCACCGGCACCGGCTCGGTGATCCGGGTGACCGGCCCGGACGTGGTGCTGCGCGGGCTCTACGTGACCGGGTCCGGCCCGTCCCTGAAGACGATCGACGCGGGCATCTCCGTCCTGAAGGGCGCGCTCCGCACGCGCGTCGAGGGGAACCGCATCGTCAACAACCTGGTGGGCGTCGACGTGCACGGCGGGCGCGACGTGACGATCAGCGGCAACGCCATCGTGGGCCGGCGGGACCTCCGGCAGAGCGAGCGCGGCCCGGGCGTCTACGTCTGGCAGGCACCGGGCCTCACCGTGGAGGAAAACTTGATCCGCTCCGGGCGAGACGGGCTCTTCATCAACACCTCCTCGAAGGCCGTCTACCGCAACAACCGCTTCGAGGAGCTGCGCTTCGCGGTCCACTCCATGAACGCCGACGACATCGAGGTCAGCGGCAACGTCTCGGTCGGCAACGACCTCGGGTATGCGCTGATGTATTCCAAGCGGCTGGTCCTCAAGGACAACCGCTCGATCCGCGACCGCAGCCACGGCATCCTGCTCAACTACGCCAACGACTCCACGGTCACCGGCAACCTGGTGCTCGACGGGCGCGACAAGTGCCTGTTCATGTACAACGCCAACAAGAACCGGGTGCTCGGCAACCGCTTCGAGGGCTGCGCGATCGGCATCCACTTCACCGCCGGCTCGGACCGCAACGTCATCGCCGGCAACGCCTTCGTGGGCAACCGGACCCAGGTGAAATACGTCGGCACCAAGTGGCACGAATGGTCCGACAAGGGCCGCGGCAACTACTGGTCCGACAACGCCGCCTTCGACCTGGACGGCGACGGCCTCGCCGACAGCCCCTACCGGCCGAACGACGTCGTCGACCAGATCCTCTGGTCCCAGCCCTCCGCGCGACTGCTGATCGGCTCGCCGGCGGTGCAGCTCATCCGCTGGTCCCAGTCGCGCTTCCCCGGCCTGCTGCCCGGGGGCGTGATCGACAGCCATCCGCTGATGAAGCCCGTCGAGATCGCGCCGGACCCGGCCAAGGGCCCGAAGGAGGGCAGCTGA